The DNA sequence GATCGCCCAGAGCTACGCCCGCCGCACCCGCACCTCCAACCTGCTGGCCGGTTTCGACTGGGATTTCCTGAAACGGGCCTCGGGCAGCGCCTCGCTGCAGTTCCGCTACAACAACATGCGCAACCAGGACATCAACAGCGCCACGCCCAAGGTCAACTGGGAGCGCGATACGTTCATGAGCTGGGCCCTGCACGATGTACAGTTCGAGAACGAGGTCTACCCCAACCGCGAGTGGCCGTTCGAGGCCGCCGACAAGCGCCGGTATTTCCCGGACGGCGAGACCGGCTGGCACCGGACCTGGGCCGTCCAGACGCCTTTCTACCAGGATGACCGCAGTTGGCTCTATTTCCTGACCTACCGCTATCTGCGCGAGCAGCAGGACAATTTCAAGGGCGACCTGGACATCCAGCTCAACCGCCAGAACCGGGCCAAGCTCGGGATGCAGTACACCAAGTTCACCAACCGGATGTTCGACATCCACGCCATGCACCCCACCCGCGACATCCAGAACGAGTTCGCCTACTCGCCCGACATGCTGGCGCTCTATGTCCAGAACCGGACCGACCTGGGCGATTTCGTCCTCGACTACGGCCTGCGCTACGACGCGTTCCGGCCCAAGACCAACTGGGGCATCCGCAACGGCGACCAGTGGGGGCAGGACTATTCTCCCAAGACGATCAGCGAGTTCTCGCCCCGCTTCGATGTCGCTTTCCCGGTGACCGACAAGGCCCAGATGCGCTTCGCCTACGGCGTGTTCACCCAGTTGCCCAGCCTGTCGTTCATTTTCAACGGTGAAAACCCCGGCGACCTCGGCTACTCGCGCTCGGACGCGTTCGAGGCCGGGGTGAGCTACCTGGCCTCCAATGACATCGTGCTCGACCTGGTGGCCTACTACCGCGACGTGACCGGCAACGTGGCGGAGAAGGAATTCTTCCGCGACTACTGGCAGTACCACAGCGAGCGCCGCATCCGCGCCTACGAGACCGGCTACACCAACCGGGACAACGGCAACATCAAGGGCGTCGACCTGAGCCTGAAGAAGCGTTTCTCCAACAATTTCGCGCTCAACCTCTACTACACGCTCCAGTTCTCCCGGACCACCGGCAGCCAGTACGGCTCCACCTACAACTGGGCCAACTATCTCGATCCCTCCACCGGCGAGACTTTCACCCCGCCGGATGAGCTGCGCCCGATCAACGGCGACCAGACCCATAAGATTTCGGCCAATTTCAATTACGTGTTCCCCGAGGATTTCCGCGGCGGGAGCACCCTGGGCCTGATCCTGAAAGACGTGCGGGTCAACCCGGTGTTCACCCTCACCAGCGGGGAGCCGCTCTACAGCATGGGCGGACAGTCGATCGACTACACCTGGATGACGGAGCTGGACGGCAAGCCGATCGGCGGGCTGAACTTCTTCCGCGGCAAGTGGAACACCAATCTCGACCTGCGCCTGAGCAAGATGTTCCGTCTGGCGGGCAGGAAAAACCTGAGCTTCTCCTGCGAAATCTTCAACGTCCTCGACCGCAAGGTCAATTACCAGTATCCCAGGGACTACTCCTACGAGGATTACGCCGATCAGACCGGCGGGCTGGTGCTGGATTGGAATGATCCCAACCTGTCTGACCTCAACCGCTCCCGGTTCCAGGCGGATTTCAACCAAGACGGTATCCTGACCTTGGACGAAGCCGCCAAGGGCGCCATGGCCTATGACATGATGTTCGCGACCATGAACAAGAACCGCTGGGGCCTGGCCCGCCAGATCAGGCTTGGCGCCAGCTTCGACTTCTGAGCGTGCTGTCGCAGGGGGGGCGGAGGCCCGCCCGGGCCCGGCCGGACCCGTTTGTCCGGCACAGGCGCACCCGGCACCGTATCTGAACGCTCCGAGGCTTTTCAATACGGATTTATCAGGAGAACAACGTGAACAAAAACATGAGACTGATCAGTCATCTGGTCCTGGCGGCGCTGCTCGCAGCTCTGGCCGGCCCCGCGTCCGCGGAATGGAAACAGATGAAGCGAGCGGAAGGCAACAACCTGGGGCTGGTTATCAGCGTAAACTCGGAAAATCCGCTCTACGCCGGGTTGTATTCGGTCACCAACCACACCTGGCAGATACCCAAAGGCTCGGGCAACATGTTCGGCGGCGGCGGCCTGAGCTACAGCCCCAACGGGGTGGTTGATCTGGACGGCGACGGCGCCTGCGAGGATACGATGGTCGCCTGGGACCGCGGCTGCAGTTGCAAGGGCGGCGTCGGCAGCCTCGAGGCCAGGGACCTGGTAATCTCCCTGGCCGGCAGCGGCGAGATCATGCGGGACGCGGTCAACCGGATCGAGAACAACCGTGTCTGGAGCTCGCTCGACGCCGATGACATGGCCGACTGGCCCGCTGAGTTCCGCCAGGGCCGTGTCGGCACCGGCGAGCCCATCACCTACGGCGCCGAGACGATCGTCGGGCGGTACACCGACGCGTTCCAGATCCAGTACGGAGTGCCGCTGGGCGCCTCGCTCGAGTACTCGTTCTATTTCCTGAATTTCGCCGAAAGCAACAACATGATGTACGGCAAGTGCTTCGTGCGCAACATGAGCGAGTTCATCCAGTACAACTCCAACCCCAACATCTCCGACAAGGTGAAGACCTACGCTCCCAACGGCTTCACCTGGAACGAGATGACCATGACCTGGTCCGACTACGAAATGGCCTCGCCTCCGGGCGAGGACCAGGACGACGGCGGCTGGATCTACCATCCGGCCCTGGAGGCGGTGGGGATCGTGGACCAGGACGGGCTGGAGAGCAGTTTCACCCCCCAGGAAACCCCGATCTTCGTGCACAAAGTCCTGCGCCAGATGTCCCACAACGGCGAGACCATGACTTTCCGGAGCTTCTGCCCCAAGCTCTACACCCAGTACGGCGTGCGCCACGGGGTGGACGTGCTGGAGAGCGGCCGGACGTTCCACGACGCCTATGTCTGGCAGCTCGGCCAGGAAGCCTGGCCCGCCGATAAGATCAACCCCTGGACCGGACGGCAGACAATCGCCGGCATCCCGGGCGTGATCGAGCCCACGGACGCGGCCTACAACACCTGGCTGTTCGGGCACGCCTACAACCTCTACAACTCGTACGCCGTGCTGCACGACATCGCCCCCCGCGACACGCTCAGCCTGGACTTTGTCTATGCTTTCGTGCCGGTGGAGCCGGGCAAGAGCTATGTCATGCCGAAGCTGATCGTTGAAAACATCGGCGACCCCGGCATGCAGCAGTACCTGGCCCCCTGCGAGGATTACCTCCACGTGGCCGAGGTCGTGCACGGCGGCAACTACGTGCTTCCCGAGACCCCGACCCCGCCGCAGCTCACCATCGTCCCCGGCGACCGTCAGGTCACGATCACCTGGAGCGATGTCAACATCGACCAGACGGATGCCTACTACTACTTCCTGCAGTCCCATCCCGAGCTGGACCCCGAGGGGGTCTACCGCGAGAAGGATTTCGAGGGCTTCCGCCTGTACCGCAACTTCGCCGGCCCGACCGAAACCCACGCCGAGCTGATCGACACCTGCAGTATCTCGCTGAACAACCTCCATTTCTTCTACGTGGACCGGATGGTCGATGACCTCGAAAAAGAGCGCATAACCAACGGGATGAAGGTCTGGTACGCCCTGGTCCCCTACGACAGGAACTACGATCCGGCCACCGGCGCCGAGATGAGCCTGCCCGGTCCCGGCAGCGGCAAGGCCTGGAACCGGCCCGGCAGCGGCCTGTATTCCGTGATCCCGCGCAGCAACGCCAGCAATTTTAAAGAGATGAGAATGGGAAAGGTCACTTTCAATTCCCACTCCCCGGCCGAGATTTTCCCGGGGACCTCCGCAGTCCTGACCGGAGACGGTGAGGGCCACCTGACACAGGCGCCGGTCTACATGGAGCCGGCAATGACTGACCTGAAACTGGTGCCCGTGCTGAGTGAGACGATCACCCAGGATATGACGCTGAACCTCAAGGTTGCCTCGGTCGGCTGGCAGCGCATATCCTGCGGCGAGTTCGCGGGCAGCACGGCCATGCTCAGCGTGGTCGAGAACGGCCAGGAGGGCTCTCCGGTGGGACCGCTGGCCAGTGTCAACAACGCGGAGATGTCACTGACCGCGAGCGGCCCGATGACGGCGGACGGCTGGAAATACGCCCTGGAGATGACTTTCGGGCACCTCGATTTCGCCGATGGACCGAATAACATGTTCTACGACATCAATCTGGGCTCCTACGAAGGCGGCTCAGTCGATATCCTGCCGGGCGGCTGCGGAGAACGTGCTGTCGGCGGGTTCCCGGCCCTGGGCAATTTCATCGACAACGGCCGTTTCCGTATCACCTGGAAGGATGCCGGCAACGGACAGCTCACGCTGGATGTCTTCGACGAGACACACGGCGTGGCGGTGCCCTATGTCGAACACCCGGATGACGAGAACGGCCGCGGCTGGGGCTTCTGGACCGAGGACAACTTCGGCGGCACGATCGAGCCGGGCAGCGGCAACGGAATGCTTATCGACGAATGGATGGAAGATATTCCGCGTTCCGAGCGCAGCGCAAAGCAGTCGCAGACAATCCCCGCCGACAACCTGTCGAATTTCGCCATCTTTCTCGACGGGCTGCCCTGGGCCGCCCTCGATCTGGAGTCGATGCCCGCTCCGGGCACGGTCTGGGTGTTCGATGTCGCCTACGGCGAGTGGAACTACGAGGGGACCGAGTTCACCCAGTACCCCGACCTGCCCACCCTCGGCGATTCCTGGAGCATCGAGGTCAAGGGCGCCTCGCTCAAACCCGAGGACGCCGATCTGACGAAGATCAAGGTCGTGCCCAACCCGTACCTGGCCAGCTCCTATCTCGACCTGTCGCCCAGCAGCCGACGGATCGAGTTCATCAACCTGCCGGACCGCTGCAGTATTTCGATCTACACGCTGTCCGGCAACCTGGTCAACGTGCTCAACCATATCGGCGCGGACCGGAACGGCTGGGGCAGATATCAGGACTGGGATCGCCTGGACGCGCAGAGTCAACCGCGTCAGTACACCGGCTACGACAACCACAGCGGCACCGAAGCCTGGAACCTGAGGAACCGTTTCGGCCAGACCGTGGCCAGCGGCCTCTATTTCTTCCACGTGACCGACTCCCGCGGGAAGTCGTTTACCGGGAAATTCTACGTGGTCAACTGACGCGAACCTGCGGCGCGGATTGCCTTTCTGAATCGGGCGCTTATTCCAGGTGAAATAACGGAGGTAGAACAATGTTAAGAAAATCTTCGCTGAATCTCATCCTGACAGCCTGCCTGGCGCTGTCGCTCCTGCCGGCGTCCGGCCGGGCGCAGGGCGTGTCGCGTCAGGAGTACAGCGGGCTGGATAAATACCCCACCCAGAACATCCCCGACCACTCCTCGTTCGTGGGGGTGCGGGCCGCGGAGTTCCTCGCCATCCCGGTCGGCTCCCGCGGCATCGCCATGGGCGGCGCCCTGACCGCCGTGACCGACGACATCAGCTCGATCTGGTGGAACCCGGCCGGCCTGGGCTTTCTGGGCAAACGTGAGGTCATGCTGTCCGTGATCGACTACACCCTGGACCTGACCTACAGTTGCGCGGCGTTCGCCGCCCCGATTGCCGACGGTCGGATCGTGGTGGGCGGGTTCGTCGGCTACCTGAACGTCCCGGAAATGGAGATCACCACGGTCTCCAACCCCGAGGGCACGGGTAACTTTTTCAGCGCCTATGATTTCCAGCTGGGCGGCTCGTTCGCCTACAACCTGTCGGACCGCTTCACCGCCGGGCTGAATGTCAAGTACATCCACCAGGACGTGTTCAGCAACATCGGCGGGGACGCGTTCGCCATCGACGCCGGTGCGATCTACCACACCGAGTTCATGGAGCGCGAGGTGAAATTCGCCTTCTCCATCCAGAACCTGGGCACCAACATCACCATGGACGGGCCCAACCTTCTGCGCGAGGTCGGCGCCGAGGACCGCGGCGGCGTGGTGCCGGACGGTTACGGGGACTACACCTCCGACCCCTACTCGGTCGCGCGCCGCGGCACCCGTCAGATGTACTACCGGACCCACACCTACCGCCTGCCCACCGCGGTCAAGATCGCCCTGGGCTACAACCTCTACAGCTCGGAGCATGTCAACTGGCTCGCGGCCGGCGAGATCTGGCGCAACAGCAACATCCCGCTCAGCTACAGCACCGGCACGGAGCTGAATTACCTGTTCTCCAGCGCCACCTCCGCCGCGCTGCGCATGGGCTGGCAGGTCCAGACGGACGAGTTCGACGAGGGCAAGGATCAGTACGGCTACGATTACTACCTCGATGACACTGCCTGGCGCGGGTTCAGTTTCGGCGGCGGGGTCAAGCGCGATTTCTCCGGCCGGGCGATCGATATCAGCTACGCCTACCGGAACATGGGACGGCTGAGTTCGAACCATTACTTCACCGTGAAGTGCGGGTTCTGAGCCTGAGCAAGGCTGTTTAGCCGACAGTGTGTCTTGAAAAAAGTCGGTTATCCTTCCCCGCTACGGTCCGGACCGCGGGCCCGGTTGGCGCGGTCCGGGCCGGGAAAGGATAACCGGCTGCCGTTCGGTGCATGGTTTGACTCCAGAGACGGGAGAGTTCGATGCGAATTACATTGTTGAGCGTGGGTCTTGCCGTTTTATTCTGCGCGGGCGGTCCCGGCCGGGCCTCGGCGGTTCAGCCCGAGCAGTGCCGCCGGGCCGGGTACGATGTCACCGCTTTCGGCGCGCGGGGCGACAGCCTCACGCTCTGCACCCGGGCGATCCAGGCCGCGGTGGACAGCGCCGCCGCGGCCGGGGGCGGTGCTGTCCGGTTCCCCCCGGGCCGCTACCTGAGCGGCACGATAGTCCTGAAAAGCCATGTCAGCCTGCACCTGGGTGAGGGCGCGGTGCTGCTCGGCAGCACCCGGACCGGGGATTACCCCAGGCATGTCCCGGCGTTCCGCTCCTACACGGACAACTACGTGACCCAGAGCCTGATCTACGCCGAGGGCCAGCACGATATCGCAATCACCGGCCGGGGCACGCTCGACGGCCAGGGGGCGGCCTATCCCTGGGAGGAGTACCGCGACCGCCCGGACGTGATCCGCATGGTCGACTGCCGCGACATCCTGATCGAGGGGATACATCTGCGCAACTCCGCGCTCTGGATGCAGCACTATCTGGCCTGCGACAACCTGCGTATCCAGGGGATCGAGGTCTACAACCACAGCACGTTCAACAACGACATGCTGGACATCGACTGCTGCCACAACGTGACGGTTTCCGACTGCCGCGGCGACTGCGATGACGACGGGATCACGCTCAAGAGCACCGCCGGCCGCGCCACCGAAAACGTGACCATCACGGGCTGCTTCGTCCGCGCCGGCTGCAACGCGATCAAGCTGGGCACCGAGTCCAACGGCGGATTCAAAAATATCGTGATCAGCAACTGCGCCATCGACTCCTGGTTCGGCAAGCCGGGGTTCTACGGGATGCCGCTCGGCATCGCCGGGATCGCCCTGGAGATAGTGGACGGCGGCACGCTGGAGAACGTGACTGTCAGCAACATCAGCCTGCGCAATGTCTCTGTGCCCCTGTTCCTGCGCCTGGCCAACCGTGCCCGTCCGTTCAAGGACGGCATGGAAAAGCCCGGGATCGGCAGTTTCAGCAACGTGGTGATAAGCAACATTGTCGCCTCCTGCCTCGACGCCTCCGGCAGCTCGATCACCGGCCTGCCGGGCCACCCGATCCGTAACGTCACCTTGAGCAACATCCGGATCACAGCCCCAGGCGGCGGCACGCGCCAGGAGTTCCTTAAGCCCGTGCCCGAGCTGGAGAAGGACTATCCGGAGGCCACGATGTTCGGCAACCTGCCGGCCTGCGGTTTTTACTGCCGTCACGTGGAGGGCCTGCGGCTGCGGGATGTGGACATCCAGGTGGACAGCGCGGATGCCCGCCCGGCGATGGTGTTCGAGGACGTGGCGCGCCTGGAGCTGAACGGGGTCGCCGAGAGCCGCCCTGGCCCCGGAGCCGAGGCGGCCCTGGTGCTCAGGGACGTGCGCGAGGCCACACTGGCGTTCTGCCGCAAGGCGGCCGCCTCGGCCCGGCTGTTTGTCTGCACCGGGGACAGCAGCGGAATCCGCACTTTCGGCAATGCCGATGCTGAGCGCTGACACCGGAAAGCGCACCCCAGCCTCCGGAAGGGGCCGCTGTTCCGTGAAAGACGCCGGAGCAGGCAGACTTTTAGCCCACAATCTTTTAGTTTATATTCTGAATCGAGCCAGCCGCGAGAGCCGGTTCCAGGGTCAGCCGGGTAAGGTATAAGGGAAAAGACATGCACAGAGTGTTGAAAGCAGGGGCCTTTTTGACCGTTTTGATCTGTGTCGCCTGTTCCGCCGGCGGGAAGTCCTCCGGGCCGGACAACGGCTGCACCTTGGCAATCCCAGCCGGCACAGGGCCGCTTATAATCACCTGGGACCACTCCACCCGTCTGGCGCTGGACTGGTCGGCCCCCGGGACCCGCCCGGCGGCGCCGGAGGCCGCTGGCTGGACACACAAAGGCCGCGCCGTGGCCGCCCTCGCGCTGGCCGGCCGGGATGGAGTCTGCACGGCCGACACGTTCTCCGCCCCAGGGCTGGAGCTGGTGCGCCAGGTCTGGCTTGCCCGCGACAGCGATGCGCTGGCGCTCCGCCTTACCCTGTGCAACACCGGGGCAGAGCCGCTTCGGTTGGAGGCACTCACGCCCCTGAGCTGCCGCGGCCCGGAGAGTTTCATTCTCGATGGCCGGGGGGCGCAGGACTGGAGCCTGCTGGTCCAGAGGCGCCAGAAAAACGACATCCCCTCGGTTGAAAAGCCACGGCCGGGCCTGCACCTGGAGGCGGACCCGTTTTTCCTGCTGCGCGCCGACAGTGCCAGCGGGCCGGAGCTGCTCTGCGGCTTCATCACCCAACTCGGCTGCCTCTCCGAACTGGACCTGAGCTTCGGTGAAAGGGACGGCCGCCCCGCGCTCGACAGCCTGGCCGCCCGCTGCGAGTTTGGCGGCGTGGAACTGCCGCCGTTGGGCGAGCGCACGAGCCAGTGGGTGTACCTCCGGTCCGGCCCCGATCCGAACGGGTTGATGGCCGATTTCGCCGAGCGGATGGGGAGTTGTTACGGAGTGCCGCAGCCGCCCCGGCCCTCACCCACGGTGTTCTGCAGTTGGTACTACTACGGTCCTTTCTTCTCGGAGAAACACCTCGATGCCTCGCTGGCGCACCTGAAAAAGGACCGTATCCCGTTCGATGTCTATCTGATCGACGACTGTTGGGAGCAGGCCTGGGGTGACTGGTATGCCAACGGCAGGTGGCCCGGCGGGATGCAGCAGGCGGCCGGCAGGATAAGCGCCCTGGGTTACCGTCCCGGCCTCTGGACCTGCCCGCTCCTGGCCGCGAAAGACTCCAGGCTGGCGGTGGAGCACCCCGACTGGATGCTGCGCCTGGAGGACGGCTCCCTCTTCATTTTCCCGATGGACGAGCATGTAAACTTCGTCCTCGACCCGACCGCTCCCGGGGTGTGCGATTTCCTCGAACAGACCTACCGCCGCTTGAGCGTGGATTACGGTTTCAGCTATCACAAGCTGGATTTCATGCGGGCGGTCCTGGCCGAGGGCGGCCTGCGTTTCCACGATCCGCGGTCGACCTGTCTGGAGGCCTACCGTCTGGCCCTGGAGGCCGTGCGGCGCGGCGCAGGAGCGGGGGCCTATATTTCGGTGTGCGGCGGACATTACGGCGCCTCGCTGGGGATAGCGGATTCCCAGCGCAGCGGCAGCGACCTGGTCGCGGACTGGGAGGACATCAGCCCCAAGTTCAAACAGAACCTCCTGCGCCTCTGGATGGGCCGTCTCTGGCACATCGACCCGGACGCGATGATGGTCCGGCGGAACGAGCACCGCAAAAAAGCCGGCGGCTACGAGAACCTGGCCCTGGGACGGTTCTCGGACGAGGAGAGCCGGACCATCGCCCTCAATCAGTATATCGTGGGCAACATGGTCTGTTTCTGCGAGGATTTCGATTCGCTGGACGAGGACCGCAAGGCCCTCTACCGGCATGTCATCCCCTCGATCAGCACCGCCGCCGTGGCCCTGGACCCGTTCGAGCCGACATGCCCCTCCCTGTTCCTTACACGGGTGACCCCCCGCTGCGGCGGCCTCCTGCCGTGGATCACCCTGTCCGTGGTCAACTGGACCGACAGCACCCAAAGTGTCGAGGTTGCTCTGAGCGGGGAAGTCACCGGTTCTCTTGCAGGAACGCGATTCCTGGTTTCCGAGTTTTTCAGCCGGCGCGTGCTGGGAATCTATCAGTCAGGGCAGAGATGCGAACTCGGGGCGCTGGAGCCACACAGTTGCCGTCTGCTCCGGATCGCCCCCTGGGACGGTGAAAGCCCCGTGCTGGCCGGGACCGACCTGCACTTCTCAGGCGGAGGGGTGGAGGTCGCGCAGTGGCGGACCGCGGGAGACAGCCTGGCCGAGGGACAGATAGAGACCCGCTGGAACTATCCCGTGCGGGTGACAGTGGCTTTCCCGGCGGACAACGCGGCGGGGTTCGCGGCGGAAACGGCGGTGCTGGAAGCGGGGCAGAAAGCGTTCAGCCTGCGCAGACAATAACCGGCCTGGCATCCGCATGAGCGGATGATTGTTTCGAGCGGCAATATCCTAATCGATCGAACTTCCTTGCCAGCCGAGAGGGTGCAGCCGACTGCCAAAACACGGGACAGCTTAATAGCCTTTTCTTCTGAGCATGGCCAGCAGCGCAGCGATCCCGCCGGCCAGGGCCACTCCTTTCAACACCCGGAACAGGCTGACCAACCAGGCGATCCCGATCCCCAGGGCCGCCCACTGGACCCACCAGACATGCACACCCGTGATCATGTTGATCATCCAGTTGATGAACAGCAACAGCAGTAGAACAAAAGGCCCCTTGATCAAGAAATGGGCGGCCCGTATCGTCCTGAGCATCGGCGTGACCTTTCCTGGTGAATGGCGGTTGTCTGATCCTTCCCTTCCGGTTTGTGAGCCGGGAATTCAACCTCTCCCGCTCAAACCGGAGGCATCGCTGTTGCTTTGTATGTCAAATCAGCCCCCACCGTCGGCTGGGACATTCAGACGCAGCCCAGGGGAAATGGATGCTCAACGCCTTTATTCACAATGAATTACAGATGAAAATCACAACTACAATGATCCTCTTCTCTTGTTATGACCATTAATAGTATGGAATGGTTCAAAATAATTGAGCCTCAGGCCCCCGCAGATTTGGAATCATTCTGTCGGTATAGTCTCCACTTCCCGGCGCGGCCAGTTCTATTCCACTGGATACTTGTAGTTTTCCCCCTCTTTCATCCGCACCACTTTCCCATCCGGCCCGGTCTCGAACGTTAGCAGCTCGCCGTGCGCGCCCCAGCCGCCACCCTCCATGCGGAACGTGTTCCCGCCCTCTGGCCATAGAGTGTACAGCGTGGCCATGGGGTCGGCGTTCACGGGGTTGATCATAACCAGGCGGCCTTCGTGGACCAGGACCTGGCTGTCGCCGGTCCAGGCGCGGTACAGGCCGACAAACCTGTCCCAGGCCGGGTCGGGCTGCGTTTGGGTCTGCGGCGGACACGCCGCCTTGAGTATCGCCGGGGCCAGCCATTCGAACGCCCGGTCCACCACCACGGTGGTGGCGTCATCCGTGTTCTGCAGGACAATCACCCCGATCTTCTCCGCGGGACTGACCGCGAAATGTGACCTGTAGCCCGGGAGCCAGCCCCCGTGGAAAACAATGTCCCGCTCCTTGGTGTGTGAAATCCCGAAGCCCAGGCCCCAACCGGCCTGCCAGTCCGGATAGAGCCAGTGCACGCGCTGCATTTCCCTGAGCGTACTGGCTTTAAGGATTTCCCGCCCGCCAGTCTGGAGAAGGCGGAACTGCCAGGAAGCGAAACGGGCCAGGTCTTGGACAGCGGAGGAAAAGCTGCCGCAGGCGTTCATTCCTTTCAGCTCGACAAAAGGCATCACGGCCCGGGTCCCGTCCGGCATCCGTCTACCATAACCCTGGGCCAGGCGCTGCCTGGCCTGGCCGCTTATCGCCACGCTGGTGCTGGTCATGTTGAGAGGCGCCAGGATGTTGCGATCGATAAAATCGGCGTAGGGCAGGCCGGAGACCACGCTCACTATCTCGCCGGCCAGGGCGTAGCCCAGGTTGGAGTATTTCCACCTGGTCTGGCTGGGATAAGAGGTTTCCTGCCCTGGCAATGCGGTGATGATCTGCTCGATCTCCGGGAAATTAAAATCGTTCCAGGAGGGGAACGCCGCCTCCGAGGGAATGCCGCCGGTATGGGTCAGAAGGTGGCGGACAGTCACCGCCGGGGCGTCCGGCCAGCGGTTTTTCATCCTGAACCAGGGAAGGTACTTGACCACCGGATCGTCCAGCCGAAGCCGGCCCTCCTCCTGCAGGATCATGACCGCCACCGCGGTGAACATTTTCGACTGCGAGGCGATGCGGTAGATGTCTCCCAGCGCGGCTGGCCTTTTCCTGTCCAGGTCGGCAAAGCCGAAGCTCCTGGCCCAGACCAGCTCCTGGTCATAGACCACGGCGATATTCAGGGCCGGCTGGTTGTCGTAGGCGAGCCGGGTTTCAATCCAGGCCTCCAGGAGGTGGATATTGGAGGCCACGGCGGGGTCCTCGGCAAAGGAGGCGCCCAGAAAGCAGGCTCCGGATGAGCATTGGGACATTGACATGAGAGAGACCTCTGATTTAATGGACCGTAGCGTTCCAACTGCTTTGCAGCTTGATTATTGAGTGGAATACTACAATAACGGACGCTACCAAGAAACTCTCGACAAAAGTTATCACCCGCGGAAAAGAAGAACAGATAAATCAGGGACTTTGAACAAAATATGTCTCACAATTTTGAACGTCAACTGTCCAAGATGCTCTGACGAGGTGCAAGCGGATCGAACTGCCACGAGAGCGAGAAAGACTTTCATCATCCGTGAGGGCGGCAAAACCCCGAGCAAACAAAAAGGGCCTGCGATCTGTCGCAAACCTTTGTCATGCAATGGTGGGCGCTACCGGGCCCGAACCAGCGCCCACCTGCTTGTAAGGCAGGG is a window from the bacterium genome containing:
- a CDS encoding TonB-dependent receptor — protein: MQQTRTIRMAVMLVAFLLVSFAASLVAQLSTGKIEGYVRDSDTGLPLAGAQVTVNGTRLGNVTNADGYYFILNVPPGDRSLTVTHTGYQKTTIASNMILAGQTTTINFKISSTVIELEGITIEGEMEVLMPRDNTVSKQRMTSEQITEMPATKLEDLMVLEAGVQTGGSDALSRGLRIRGGRVGEEAMVIDGVTVRNYTANQFRDFHDIDRESGAWVWQQEVAGLGEDATPLDFSTGAVEEVDIITGGFQAEFGNAQSGIINIVTREGGATLDGHVRFTTDEQNPRTSDYGYNQLQVGIGGPIPIVPNLYFYGSGEIQGMADRQPTHADEGFRAVNQDFVNHLNAAVINDPDLNLKYTPFTLEEFHLARQSYGQRTGTNQSLFSPANPVRQPLNWLDRTLASGKITYSPVTNLKLISSLNFSRIQNSYPQKDNGNYFYDGVVTRDQLPYAPWQERWGNVDQIVIAQSYARRTRTSNLLAGFDWDFLKRASGSASLQFRYNNMRNQDINSATPKVNWERDTFMSWALHDVQFENEVYPNREWPFEAADKRRYFPDGETGWHRTWAVQTPFYQDDRSWLYFLTYRYLREQQDNFKGDLDIQLNRQNRAKLGMQYTKFTNRMFDIHAMHPTRDIQNEFAYSPDMLALYVQNRTDLGDFVLDYGLRYDAFRPKTNWGIRNGDQWGQDYSPKTISEFSPRFDVAFPVTDKAQMRFAYGVFTQLPSLSFIFNGENPGDLGYSRSDAFEAGVSYLASNDIVLDLVAYYRDVTGNVAEKEFFRDYWQYHSERRIRAYETGYTNRDNGNIKGVDLSLKKRFSNNFALNLYYTLQFSRTTGSQYGSTYNWANYLDPSTGETFTPPDELRPINGDQTHKISANFNYVFPEDFRGGSTLGLILKDVRVNPVFTLTSGEPLYSMGGQSIDYTWMTELDGKPIGGLNFFRGKWNTNLDLRLSKMFRLAGRKNLSFSCEIFNVLDRKVNYQYPRDYSYEDYADQTGGLVLDWNDPNLSDLNRSRFQADFNQDGILTLDEAAKGAMAYDMMFATMNKNRWGLARQIRLGASFDF
- a CDS encoding PorV/PorQ family protein, which gives rise to MLRKSSLNLILTACLALSLLPASGRAQGVSRQEYSGLDKYPTQNIPDHSSFVGVRAAEFLAIPVGSRGIAMGGALTAVTDDISSIWWNPAGLGFLGKREVMLSVIDYTLDLTYSCAAFAAPIADGRIVVGGFVGYLNVPEMEITTVSNPEGTGNFFSAYDFQLGGSFAYNLSDRFTAGLNVKYIHQDVFSNIGGDAFAIDAGAIYHTEFMEREVKFAFSIQNLGTNITMDGPNLLREVGAEDRGGVVPDGYGDYTSDPYSVARRGTRQMYYRTHTYRLPTAVKIALGYNLYSSEHVNWLAAGEIWRNSNIPLSYSTGTELNYLFSSATSAALRMGWQVQTDEFDEGKDQYGYDYYLDDTAWRGFSFGGGVKRDFSGRAIDISYAYRNMGRLSSNHYFTVKCGF
- a CDS encoding glycoside hydrolase, which produces MRITLLSVGLAVLFCAGGPGRASAVQPEQCRRAGYDVTAFGARGDSLTLCTRAIQAAVDSAAAAGGGAVRFPPGRYLSGTIVLKSHVSLHLGEGAVLLGSTRTGDYPRHVPAFRSYTDNYVTQSLIYAEGQHDIAITGRGTLDGQGAAYPWEEYRDRPDVIRMVDCRDILIEGIHLRNSALWMQHYLACDNLRIQGIEVYNHSTFNNDMLDIDCCHNVTVSDCRGDCDDDGITLKSTAGRATENVTITGCFVRAGCNAIKLGTESNGGFKNIVISNCAIDSWFGKPGFYGMPLGIAGIALEIVDGGTLENVTVSNISLRNVSVPLFLRLANRARPFKDGMEKPGIGSFSNVVISNIVASCLDASGSSITGLPGHPIRNVTLSNIRITAPGGGTRQEFLKPVPELEKDYPEATMFGNLPACGFYCRHVEGLRLRDVDIQVDSADARPAMVFEDVARLELNGVAESRPGPGAEAALVLRDVREATLAFCRKAAASARLFVCTGDSSGIRTFGNADAER
- a CDS encoding alpha-galactosidase, giving the protein MTVLICVACSAGGKSSGPDNGCTLAIPAGTGPLIITWDHSTRLALDWSAPGTRPAAPEAAGWTHKGRAVAALALAGRDGVCTADTFSAPGLELVRQVWLARDSDALALRLTLCNTGAEPLRLEALTPLSCRGPESFILDGRGAQDWSLLVQRRQKNDIPSVEKPRPGLHLEADPFFLLRADSASGPELLCGFITQLGCLSELDLSFGERDGRPALDSLAARCEFGGVELPPLGERTSQWVYLRSGPDPNGLMADFAERMGSCYGVPQPPRPSPTVFCSWYYYGPFFSEKHLDASLAHLKKDRIPFDVYLIDDCWEQAWGDWYANGRWPGGMQQAAGRISALGYRPGLWTCPLLAAKDSRLAVEHPDWMLRLEDGSLFIFPMDEHVNFVLDPTAPGVCDFLEQTYRRLSVDYGFSYHKLDFMRAVLAEGGLRFHDPRSTCLEAYRLALEAVRRGAGAGAYISVCGGHYGASLGIADSQRSGSDLVADWEDISPKFKQNLLRLWMGRLWHIDPDAMMVRRNEHRKKAGGYENLALGRFSDEESRTIALNQYIVGNMVCFCEDFDSLDEDRKALYRHVIPSISTAAVALDPFEPTCPSLFLTRVTPRCGGLLPWITLSVVNWTDSTQSVEVALSGEVTGSLAGTRFLVSEFFSRRVLGIYQSGQRCELGALEPHSCRLLRIAPWDGESPVLAGTDLHFSGGGVEVAQWRTAGDSLAEGQIETRWNYPVRVTVAFPADNAAGFAAETAVLEAGQKAFSLRRQ